Proteins from one Ricinus communis isolate WT05 ecotype wild-type chromosome 9, ASM1957865v1, whole genome shotgun sequence genomic window:
- the LOC8266282 gene encoding photosystem II 10 kDa polypeptide, chloroplastic, translated as MASSVMASVSLKPSPFTVQKSSSVRGLPTLSRRTFRIEASGGKKIKTDKPYGIGGGMELRNGVDASGRKPTGKGVYQFVDKYGANVDGYSPIYNTDEWSPTGDVYAGGATGLAIWAITLAGLLAGGALLVYNTSALAQ; from the exons ATGGCATCTTCCGTTATGGCTTCAGTGAGCTTGAAACCATCTCCTTTCACTGTCCAGAAATCATCATCTGTCAGAGGTCTCCCTACTCTCTCTAGAAGAACTTTCAGAATTGAGGCCAGTGGTGGCAAGAAGATCAAGACTGACAAGCCTTATG GTATTGGTGGTGGCATGGAGTTGAGGAATGGTGTTGATGCATCAGGAAGGAAGCCAACA GGAAAGGGTGTATACCAATTTGTTGACAAATATGGTGCCAATGTGGATGGCTACAG CCCCATCTACAACACTGATGAATGGTCTCCAACTGGTGATGTTTATGCTGGGG GTGCTACAGGATTGGCAATATGGGCAATAACACTGGCTGGTCTTCTTGCAGGAGGTGCACTTCTTGTTTACAATACAAGTGCTTTGGCACAATAG
- the LOC8266283 gene encoding DNA repair protein recA homolog 1, chloroplastic isoform X1, which yields MDSLVLPVKLNGKTYPHLFFPCPLHSPSSRFNFRASKAAAVGKKSLKIRCEFEPKLNNGFISPDFDTRFLDRQKALDAAMNDINNSFGKGSVTRLGSAGGALVETFPSGCLTLDFALGGGLPKGRIVEIYGPESSGKTTLALHAIAEIQKLGGNAMLVDAEHAFDPAYSKALGVDVENLIVCQPDNGEMALEIADRMCRSGAVDLICVDSVSALTPRAEIEGEIGMQQMGLQARLMSQALRKMSGNASKAGCTLVFLNQIRYKIGVYYGNPEVTSGGIALKFFASVRLEIRSNGKIKSAKGDEDVGLRVRVRVQKSKVSRPYKQAEFEIIFGEGVSRLGCVLDCAEMMDVVVKKGSWYSYGEHRLGQGRDRALQYLRDNPHLHEEIEKKVRSMMADGTVNTASLYSRNSPLPLEDENVLEEI from the exons ATGGATTCCTTAGTTTTGCCTGTAAAACTAAACGGTAAAACATACCCACATCTATTTTTTCCTTGTCCTTTGCATTCCCCATCTTCTCGTTTCAATTTCAGAGCCTCAAAGGCTGCTGCTGTTGGAAAAAAATCCCTCAAAATTCGCTGTGAATTTGAGCCTAAGCTCAATAATGGTTTTATCTCTCCCGACTTTGACACTCGCTTCCTCGACCGG CAAAAAGCATTAGATGCAGCAATGAATGACATCAATAACTCATTTGGAAAAGGAAGTGTCACCAGATTGGGCAGTGCTGGTGGAGCGCTGGT CGAGACTTTCCCTAGTGGCTGTTTGACCCTAGATTTTGCTTTAGGCGGTGGCCTTCCTAAAGGTAGAATTGTCGAG atATATGGACCAGAAAGTAGTGGGAAGACCACCCTGGCACTCCATGCAATTGCAGAAATTCAG AAGCTTGGTGGGAATGCAATGCTTGTTGACGCAGAGCATGCTTTTGATCCAGCATATTCAAAAGCATTGGGAGTGGATGTAGAAAACTTGATCGTCTGCCAACCTGATAATGGAGAGATGGCACTTGAAA TTGCAGATCGTATGTGCAGATCTGGTGCCGTAGATCTTATATGTGTTGATTCTGTATCAGCTCTCACTCCACGAGCAGAGATTGAA GGTGAGATTGGGATGCAGCAGATGGGTTTGCAAGCACGACTTATGAGTCAAGCACTTCGTAAAATGTCAGGAAATGCTTCAAAAGCTGGTTGTACTCTCGTTTTCCTTAATCAAATAAGATACAAG ATTGGTGTATATTATGGCAATCCAGAAGTGACAAGTGGAGGAATtgctttaaaattttttgccTCAGTTCGTCTTGAAATACGCTCTAATGGGAAGATAAAGTCT GCTAAAGGAGATGAAGATGTAGGGCTTCGAGTTCGTGTAAGAGTGCAGAAGAGTAAG GTATCAAGGCCATACAAGCAAGCCGagtttgaaattatatttggGGAGGGAGTGAGCCGACTG GGTTGTGTTTTGGATTGCGCTGAAATGATGGATGTTGTGGTAAAGAAGGGTTCTTGGTATAGTTATGGGGAACACAG ATTGGGACAAGGAAGAGACAGAGCATTACAGTACTTGAGAGACAATCCTCACCTTCATGAAGAAATAGAGAAG AAAGTTCGGTCAATGATGGCAGATGGAACAGTAAATACAGCCTCACTTTATTCAAGAAACTCACCGTTGCCTCTTGAAGATGAAAATGTTCTTGAGGAgatctaa
- the LOC8266283 gene encoding DNA repair protein recA homolog 1, chloroplastic isoform X3 — translation MNDINNSFGKGSVTRLGSAGGALVETFPSGCLTLDFALGGGLPKGRIVEIYGPESSGKTTLALHAIAEIQKLGGNAMLVDAEHAFDPAYSKALGVDVENLIVCQPDNGEMALEIADRMCRSGAVDLICVDSVSALTPRAEIEGEIGMQQMGLQARLMSQALRKMSGNASKAGCTLVFLNQIRYKIGVYYGNPEVTSGGIALKFFASVRLEIRSNGKIKSAKGDEDVGLRVRVRVQKSKVSRPYKQAEFEIIFGEGVSRLGCVLDCAEMMDVVVKKGSWYSYGEHRLGQGRDRALQYLRDNPHLHEEIEKKVRSMMADGTVNTASLYSRNSPLPLEDENVLEEI, via the exons ATGAATGACATCAATAACTCATTTGGAAAAGGAAGTGTCACCAGATTGGGCAGTGCTGGTGGAGCGCTGGT CGAGACTTTCCCTAGTGGCTGTTTGACCCTAGATTTTGCTTTAGGCGGTGGCCTTCCTAAAGGTAGAATTGTCGAG atATATGGACCAGAAAGTAGTGGGAAGACCACCCTGGCACTCCATGCAATTGCAGAAATTCAG AAGCTTGGTGGGAATGCAATGCTTGTTGACGCAGAGCATGCTTTTGATCCAGCATATTCAAAAGCATTGGGAGTGGATGTAGAAAACTTGATCGTCTGCCAACCTGATAATGGAGAGATGGCACTTGAAA TTGCAGATCGTATGTGCAGATCTGGTGCCGTAGATCTTATATGTGTTGATTCTGTATCAGCTCTCACTCCACGAGCAGAGATTGAA GGTGAGATTGGGATGCAGCAGATGGGTTTGCAAGCACGACTTATGAGTCAAGCACTTCGTAAAATGTCAGGAAATGCTTCAAAAGCTGGTTGTACTCTCGTTTTCCTTAATCAAATAAGATACAAG ATTGGTGTATATTATGGCAATCCAGAAGTGACAAGTGGAGGAATtgctttaaaattttttgccTCAGTTCGTCTTGAAATACGCTCTAATGGGAAGATAAAGTCT GCTAAAGGAGATGAAGATGTAGGGCTTCGAGTTCGTGTAAGAGTGCAGAAGAGTAAG GTATCAAGGCCATACAAGCAAGCCGagtttgaaattatatttggGGAGGGAGTGAGCCGACTG GGTTGTGTTTTGGATTGCGCTGAAATGATGGATGTTGTGGTAAAGAAGGGTTCTTGGTATAGTTATGGGGAACACAG ATTGGGACAAGGAAGAGACAGAGCATTACAGTACTTGAGAGACAATCCTCACCTTCATGAAGAAATAGAGAAG AAAGTTCGGTCAATGATGGCAGATGGAACAGTAAATACAGCCTCACTTTATTCAAGAAACTCACCGTTGCCTCTTGAAGATGAAAATGTTCTTGAGGAgatctaa
- the LOC8266284 gene encoding NAC domain-containing protein 21/22 isoform X1, translated as MSNISMVEAKLPPGFRFHPRDEELVCDYLMKKITHSDSLLLIEVDLNKSEPWDIPETACVGGKEWYFYSQRDRKYATGVRTNRATASGYWKATGKDRPVLRKGTLVGMRKTLVFYQGRAPKGRKSDWVMHEFRLEGPLGPPQIPQQKEDWVLCRVFYKNREVAAKPSMGSCYDDTGSSSLPPLMDSFITFDQTQPNLDEYYDEQVSCFSIFNQNQNNLIFPHINQTDSNIHTKSSTPSAFGQLIPMTTTTTTTTNTTSYPNLETLSCDKKVFKAVLNQLTKMENNPGSMHGSPSLGEGSSESYLSEVGMSNIWNHY; from the exons atgaGCAACATAAGCATGGTAGAGGCAAAGTTGCCACCAGGGTTCAGATTCCACCCGAGAGATGAAGAACTCGTCTGTGATTACTTGATGAAGAAAATCACTCATTCTGATTCTCTTCTCTTGATTGAAGTTGACCTCAACAAGTCTGAACCTTGGGATATTCCTG AAACAGCATGTGTGGGAGGAAAAGAATGGTATTTTTACAGCCAAAGAGATCGTAAATATGCAACAGGAGTAAGGACAAACAGGGCAACAGCATCTGGGTATTGGAAGGCTACAGGAAAAGATAGGCCTGTCCTTAGGAAGGGAACCCTTGTTGGCATGAGGAAGACCTTAGTCTTCTATCAAGGAAGGGCaccaaaaggaagaaaatcaGATTGGGTCATGCATGAGTTTCGCCTTGAAGGCCCTCTTGGTCCCCCTCAAATTCCTCAACAAAAG GAGGATTGGGTCTTATGCAGAGTGTTCTACAAGAATAGAGAAGTTGCAGCCAAACCAAGCATGGGAAGCTGTTATGATGACACAGGCTCTTCATCTCTCCCACCATTGATGGATTCTTTCATCACTTTTGACCAAACTCAACCCAACTTAGATGAGTATTATGATGAGCAAGTGTCCTGCTTCTCCATTTTTAACCAAAACCAAAACAACCTAATTTTCCCACACATCAACCAAACAGACTCAAACATTCACACAAAAAGTAGTACTCCAAGTGCATTTGGACAACTAATACCCATGACTACTACTACAACAACTACTACTAATACAACTTCTTATCCTAATTTAGAGACTCTCTCTTGTGACAAGAAGGTATTTAAGGCTGTCTTGAATCAACTTACCAAGATGGAAAACAATCCTGGAAGCATGCATGGATCTCCAAGCTTAGGTGAAGGGAGTTCAGAAAGCTACTTATCTGAAGTGGGTATGTCCAATATATGGAATCACTattga
- the LOC8266284 gene encoding NAC domain-containing protein 21/22 isoform X2: MSNISMVEAKLPPGFRFHPRDEELVCDYLMKKITHSDSLLLIEVDLNKSEPWDIPACVGGKEWYFYSQRDRKYATGVRTNRATASGYWKATGKDRPVLRKGTLVGMRKTLVFYQGRAPKGRKSDWVMHEFRLEGPLGPPQIPQQKEDWVLCRVFYKNREVAAKPSMGSCYDDTGSSSLPPLMDSFITFDQTQPNLDEYYDEQVSCFSIFNQNQNNLIFPHINQTDSNIHTKSSTPSAFGQLIPMTTTTTTTTNTTSYPNLETLSCDKKVFKAVLNQLTKMENNPGSMHGSPSLGEGSSESYLSEVGMSNIWNHY; the protein is encoded by the exons atgaGCAACATAAGCATGGTAGAGGCAAAGTTGCCACCAGGGTTCAGATTCCACCCGAGAGATGAAGAACTCGTCTGTGATTACTTGATGAAGAAAATCACTCATTCTGATTCTCTTCTCTTGATTGAAGTTGACCTCAACAAGTCTGAACCTTGGGATATTCCTG CATGTGTGGGAGGAAAAGAATGGTATTTTTACAGCCAAAGAGATCGTAAATATGCAACAGGAGTAAGGACAAACAGGGCAACAGCATCTGGGTATTGGAAGGCTACAGGAAAAGATAGGCCTGTCCTTAGGAAGGGAACCCTTGTTGGCATGAGGAAGACCTTAGTCTTCTATCAAGGAAGGGCaccaaaaggaagaaaatcaGATTGGGTCATGCATGAGTTTCGCCTTGAAGGCCCTCTTGGTCCCCCTCAAATTCCTCAACAAAAG GAGGATTGGGTCTTATGCAGAGTGTTCTACAAGAATAGAGAAGTTGCAGCCAAACCAAGCATGGGAAGCTGTTATGATGACACAGGCTCTTCATCTCTCCCACCATTGATGGATTCTTTCATCACTTTTGACCAAACTCAACCCAACTTAGATGAGTATTATGATGAGCAAGTGTCCTGCTTCTCCATTTTTAACCAAAACCAAAACAACCTAATTTTCCCACACATCAACCAAACAGACTCAAACATTCACACAAAAAGTAGTACTCCAAGTGCATTTGGACAACTAATACCCATGACTACTACTACAACAACTACTACTAATACAACTTCTTATCCTAATTTAGAGACTCTCTCTTGTGACAAGAAGGTATTTAAGGCTGTCTTGAATCAACTTACCAAGATGGAAAACAATCCTGGAAGCATGCATGGATCTCCAAGCTTAGGTGAAGGGAGTTCAGAAAGCTACTTATCTGAAGTGGGTATGTCCAATATATGGAATCACTattga
- the LOC8266283 gene encoding DNA repair protein recA homolog 1, chloroplastic isoform X2: MDSLVLPVKLNGKTYPHLFFPCPLHSPSSRFNFRASKAAAVGKKSLKIRCEFEPKLNNGFISPDFDTRFLDRIYGPESSGKTTLALHAIAEIQKLGGNAMLVDAEHAFDPAYSKALGVDVENLIVCQPDNGEMALEIADRMCRSGAVDLICVDSVSALTPRAEIEGEIGMQQMGLQARLMSQALRKMSGNASKAGCTLVFLNQIRYKIGVYYGNPEVTSGGIALKFFASVRLEIRSNGKIKSAKGDEDVGLRVRVRVQKSKVSRPYKQAEFEIIFGEGVSRLGCVLDCAEMMDVVVKKGSWYSYGEHRLGQGRDRALQYLRDNPHLHEEIEKKVRSMMADGTVNTASLYSRNSPLPLEDENVLEEI, encoded by the exons ATGGATTCCTTAGTTTTGCCTGTAAAACTAAACGGTAAAACATACCCACATCTATTTTTTCCTTGTCCTTTGCATTCCCCATCTTCTCGTTTCAATTTCAGAGCCTCAAAGGCTGCTGCTGTTGGAAAAAAATCCCTCAAAATTCGCTGTGAATTTGAGCCTAAGCTCAATAATGGTTTTATCTCTCCCGACTTTGACACTCGCTTCCTCGACCGG atATATGGACCAGAAAGTAGTGGGAAGACCACCCTGGCACTCCATGCAATTGCAGAAATTCAG AAGCTTGGTGGGAATGCAATGCTTGTTGACGCAGAGCATGCTTTTGATCCAGCATATTCAAAAGCATTGGGAGTGGATGTAGAAAACTTGATCGTCTGCCAACCTGATAATGGAGAGATGGCACTTGAAA TTGCAGATCGTATGTGCAGATCTGGTGCCGTAGATCTTATATGTGTTGATTCTGTATCAGCTCTCACTCCACGAGCAGAGATTGAA GGTGAGATTGGGATGCAGCAGATGGGTTTGCAAGCACGACTTATGAGTCAAGCACTTCGTAAAATGTCAGGAAATGCTTCAAAAGCTGGTTGTACTCTCGTTTTCCTTAATCAAATAAGATACAAG ATTGGTGTATATTATGGCAATCCAGAAGTGACAAGTGGAGGAATtgctttaaaattttttgccTCAGTTCGTCTTGAAATACGCTCTAATGGGAAGATAAAGTCT GCTAAAGGAGATGAAGATGTAGGGCTTCGAGTTCGTGTAAGAGTGCAGAAGAGTAAG GTATCAAGGCCATACAAGCAAGCCGagtttgaaattatatttggGGAGGGAGTGAGCCGACTG GGTTGTGTTTTGGATTGCGCTGAAATGATGGATGTTGTGGTAAAGAAGGGTTCTTGGTATAGTTATGGGGAACACAG ATTGGGACAAGGAAGAGACAGAGCATTACAGTACTTGAGAGACAATCCTCACCTTCATGAAGAAATAGAGAAG AAAGTTCGGTCAATGATGGCAGATGGAACAGTAAATACAGCCTCACTTTATTCAAGAAACTCACCGTTGCCTCTTGAAGATGAAAATGTTCTTGAGGAgatctaa